Genomic DNA from Mastomys coucha isolate ucsf_1 unplaced genomic scaffold, UCSF_Mcou_1 pScaffold16, whole genome shotgun sequence:
AGTCTTTCTGTGTTGGAGAGACCAGACCCTAAAGATCCTAGTGATCGTAGGAGGACGTTGTCCTTGAGGTCATTATGTGTCAAGGAGAGACCTAAAGGTCTCTTGTGCTGCTTTCATACTGGAAATGGGAATTCCTGGGCTTGGCCCAGGCTGGGTCAGAAAGGCACCTGCTGTTCATTCAGGTCTGACCTTTCTTGGAAGGATAAATGAGTGCTAAAATTCAAACACGGCATGTCTGGCAAGCTGTACTTTTGGAACTGAGTAAGAACCACCCTTACAAAAGCAAGCACTACGTAGTCTGAAGTTGTGGCAACTGGGTCATCTCCAGTCTCTTAGGATGAAGTGGTTAAAGGCAAACTGTATTGTTTTATTGGGAGACGCGCTTGCAGAGATGTCTAACCACTGTGTTTCCCTTGTCCAGCCTCCTTCAACCTACAATCCACACAAACCTGTCCCCTACCCAATACCTCCATGCCGGCCGCATGCAACTATCGCACCAAGTAAGCATTTGCTCGCCTGCACTTTCCGTTTCTCTATTCATTACACTGAGAGGACAGGCTGCGTTGTGTGCTTGGGGAGTCTATAGCACTTCAGTTCTGAGAGCTTAATTTTGTGGGTGGCCAGCTGCTATGTCCTGGTCTAGCACACTGCTGCAGGTAtagtttatttttagtgtgttttCCATGTTTACCTTAATTGCAGATTGTTTTAATCACCTTATTATTAGGGCTTTTCACTAATAATTCCTTTTGGTAAATGGCCTTAAgtgccccccttttttttttaagtagctgaTGTCCAGAGGTATCATCAGTGCATATGGAAACAGTCAAGTGTGTGTACGGGGCTTAAGTGGGGCAGGTTCACCCCGCCTCACCCGTCAGAAGGTGTCTAGGACGGGCATACAGCCAGAGCTGTCTTCCCCCTCAGTTCTCACTTACCCTCTCTCCATGTGAGATGCCTCTCTATTACATGACAGTTTAAAGTAAACCACATTCCTAGCTCAGATTTGAACTTCTAGCCAGTGATACTaagttctctctccttttctatcATTTCAGGTGCTTACAACAATGCAGGTCTGGTACCATTAGCCAATGTGATAGCTCCAGGCGTCCCTCCTCCGCCTCCATACACTCCAAATCCAGCAGGAACAGGTAAAGACCTGCAGTTGTAGGCTATTTAAAATAAGTCACGTAATGTTCgtatgtgtctgtgaatgtgtcgGTACAGTAACAGTCTGTTCGAGCCATGTGGATAGGATTCTTTCCTGTGTACCTTatttttccttcagtgttttCAATGATGTCTACTTACTTtgattttagcttttcttttttgacatcTATCTCTGATTATGGTGGGAGAATAATCTAATTAAAGCTTGaaatcctttctttttatatagaCAATGAAGATCTTTCCAGTCAGTCAAAACCTACACAGAGTCAAAGTGAGTAGTACCAAATAGATCCAGAAACAGCTGCTGTCTGTCACTGCTGCTGCCTATTGCTCACAGGGGACTTGGGAAAGGCTCCTAGATGTAGGGTAATTCACTAAGAATGACTTGATAATGATAGAGCTTATGTTCAAGAAATGCACATATTGTCtggctttaaattcattttatggcTTTGTGTCCTGTTTGCAAAGCTCCATGAACTCTAAGAGTCACATAACATGTAATGACTTAGCATTGTGATATGGGAGAGGAGATTTTCATATGCACTCGAAGATAATGCTTTTTGACAGATAATAAGTCTAGTAAGCCTATTAGGCATGACCTAAGGAGGAAAAAGCTAAGGGCACTAGAGCAGCAGAGGCACTGAACACAAGGCGGCCTGGGTGGTGCCTCCAGATGGCAGCACCGAGCTGTATTGCCCAGTCAGAAATGAGCAGTAGGAAAGGGATGCTTTCTGGTATGGGAGGAAAAGGAGTTCTTAGAGAGAAAAAGCAATACTTAAATCTGATTAGTGTGCCATGGTTTGGAACGTTGGTAGGAAATCTCCCCTCTATGAAGGTGCCCAGAGGTCTGGCCAGCTTCTGTGCAAAGGAGGGAGGGCAGAGTGAGCAGATGGTAGATGTTAGCTACCTAGCTCTGTAAACAAGTCATTCAACtttatggaaataattttaaagcatttacattcaaatatatatatgtgtgtgtgtgtatgtgtgtgtgtgtgtgtgtgtgtgtgtacatgcatacatatacacatatatacatatatatatacatatatatacatatacatatatacatacatatatatgtgtatatatgtatatacatgtatattttatatgtatatatgtatatatatgtatatttaaaattttcctttttaaaattttcagaattGTAATAAAGACTACCTCTCTAGTGGTAAGACCACGGATCCTATCATGTGATAGCTGTGTAGTATTATTTGTTGtaggttttggggggttttgtttgtttgttttttaatgctgTGCTGGAGTATTGAGGCCAGGGCATTATACAAGCTTTCTATAATGAAGCTGCATAACTGTATGATCTTTATTAATCCACTCGCTTGCCCACACCAAGCCTCAGCTTATCCATATATACAACGAGACTGTCAGTCTCTGAATTAGTGTGAGGCAGATGGAATGACCATATGAGTGTCGTCTTACCAAGAGTCTGCTTTCCACACACACCTTTAAGTGTCTGTCTTACTTCCTGAAAAATGCTATTCGGTGGTTATCACTACAGAGGGAGGAGCTGTCTGTGTTACATCTGAAACAGAATTGGTCTAAATGTAGTCTCAGACAATGCTGGTCACAGTGTCATTGTCTGTGAAAGTCCAAGTTCCCATCAGCTGCCACAGAGCAGTTGGACACAGCCCCTGAACTCACTCTGGGAGGAAGAACCCACATCACCCCAAATCATCCTTTTAGTTACCCATAGAGTTTATCAGAATTCGATGGTGTAGCCAACACAAAGAAATACTGAGAACAAGTTCTTGGGTGGTTGGGGATCTGCCCTCTAAGGTGAACCTGTATGGCTCCCTGGCACAAACTTACTAAAACAGAGGCCTGAGCCTAGAGGGTGAATAGACACAACACTGCACTTAGCCACTTAACAAGTCCCCAGGATGAGCTGTGTAAGGCTTTCCCGTATTCCCAAAGCAGGCTGTGGGCTGCACAGCTCAGTGACATGGTCCTGAGCAGAGAggctgtgcatgtatgtgttcaccTTAGAGGAAGGGTTCTTCAAGCACCCAGCAGCTCACACGTAACAAGAGCAACTCGATACTTGCCGttgtttttctttggtatttGTAAAATAGGAGCCCTCCCCTCCAAAACAGTGGCTATGCTTCTTTTCAGTTAAATTGGATATTCCAACACTGGTAAATGCCTGCCTCTTCTCTCCCGCAGCATTTTCCACCCCAGCGAGTCAACTCTTCTCTCCTCATGGTTCTAATCCTTCGACTCCAGCTGCGACTCCAGTACCTGCTGCGTCCCCAGCCAAGGCTGTCAACCATCCATCCGTGTCAGCAGCTGCCACCGGGGCTGGAATGAGTGCGCCCAACCCTGCTCTGGCGGTGTTCCCAACGCCTCAGCCATCCACCCCGAACCCGACTGTGATCCGGACTCCCTCCATGCCCGCAGCACCTGTTACTTCCACCCACAACACCACACCCGCTCCGGTCCCTTCAATTTTTTCTGGTCTAGTGCCACTGCCAGGTCTatctgccacccccaccccatccactcAGGCCAGCTTGACGCCAAGGGTCACTCTGGCTTCCAGTGAGACATTTGCTTCCACTTGTGCCCCATTCACTGGCCACTCCTCGGCCAGCTCTACTGCTGGGTCAGCCAGTAACCCAATCACAGCTCCCCTCTCAACGGTCTTCACAGGTCTGCCTTTGCCCTTCCCACCAGCATCCCACAGCATAGTCACCCCGACTCCTTCTGTAATTGCCAGTGCTGCGGGTCGACATGGTGTAAATAGCCCCCTTCTGTCTGCCTTAAAAGGCTTTCTTACATCAAATGACACACACTTAATCAATTCCTCCGCCTTGCCATCTGCGGTCTCAAGCGGACTGGCTTCATTATCCTCTCTTCCCAATCGAAactcagattctcctgcctcagccactaaCAAATGCTATCCCCCTGCCGCTGTTCCTGCTGCACAGCGGTCTTCCACCCCAGGTCTGGCCATGTTCCCAGGCCTGCAGTCTCCTGTGGCTAgtgccacctctgcagccccaaCGCTGCCTGCACAGTCTCTATTAGCTACCCCCTCGTCCACGGCAGTGCCAGTCAGCTGTGGCTCCTCAGGCTCGCTTTTGCACGGTCCCCATACAGGTGGCATCTCATCTGCCCCTGCTGCAGCAACTATGCCCATTACGATAAAAAGTGAGCCCACAAGCCCCCCACCCTCAGCCTTCAAAGGCCCAGCTCACCCCGGGACTCCTGCTCGGGGTACCTTGGGCCTGTCGGGTGCCCTGGGCCGTGGGTACCCCACGACCTCAGTGCCCATCAGTGCGTCCACTTGCCTTAACCCTGCGCTGTCTGGGCTCTCCAGCCTGAGCACCCCGTTAGCTGGTTCTATGTCCCTTCCACCGCACGCATCCTCCACACCCATCGCGCCTGTCTTCACTGCCCTTCCCCCTTTCACTTCATTGACTAATAGTTTCCCTCTACCGGGCAGTCCCTCCCTCAATCCTGCTGTATCCCTCGCGGGGCCGTCGACCACCACCACATCTGCAGCTGTACACCCTAGCTCTGCAACTGTACGCTCAGTGCTGCCCACCTCCAATACCTCGCCCGCGGCCTTCCCACTCAACCTGTCCACCGCTGTGCCCTCGCTCTTTGCGGTCACCCAGGGCCCACTGCCGACCTCTAACCCGTCCTACCCCGGCTTCCCTGTCTCCAGTGCCCCAAGCAGTGCTCCCACACTGCCCTCGTTCCCAGGGCTGCAGGCGCCCTCCACGGTGACCGTTACCCCATTGCCAGTGGCTGCCTCGGCTCCATCGCCTGCACCTGTCCTCCCCGGGTTTGCCTCAGCCTTCAGTTCCAACTTCAATTCCGCCCTGGTGGCACAAGCCGGGTATGTGACTGGGCTGCAGACAGGTTCAAGTCACTTCTCACCAAGCTTATGTAGCTCAGTCTTGATTTATATTGAGATGTTAGGCTACAAGGGGTATGGGGATAGAAGCCCAGCACCTAAAATGTTTCATGACTCCTCAGCCATGGAACAGAGTGACTACTTGGCTTGCTTCTAAGGTAGAAGGTATGTGGGAGATGTTGCTTTCAGAGTTACTGCTCTCTAAGTTTAACCACAGTAAGTGACTCCTTTCTTTAGTTCGGTCCTACAGAGGAGCCCTGATTTGTTCGCTTTAAGTTGCCTCTTGGCAAATATGGAAGAAGCGGCTGCCCACCTCCAAGTGTTCGCAGTTTGACCTGTTTTTCTACCGATTGCTTTCAGTTTGTCTTCTGGACTCCAAGCTGCGAGTAGCTCTGTTTTTCCAGGCCTTCTGTCCCTCCCAGGTATCCCTGGATTTTCCCAGGCTCCTCCACAGTCATCCCTGCAAGAGTTACAGCACAGCGCAGCTGCACAGTCGGCTTTGTTACAGCAGGTATGCAGAGTAAGAAAAAGCCGTGAACCACCATCTTGACTGCCCAACGCCAACGAGCATGAGGCTTACCAGAGTCCGAAGATTGGTTTCATTAGCTCTCCCCAAATTCACAGACTCTATATCTCCTTTCAGAAGAGTAACAAAGAGTGGGAATCAAATATATGAATTGTTTTtcccatttataaattttaaaaaaaaaattaaaaatgcctttaatcccagcacccaggatgcaggaaggcaggaggatctcttaagttccaggacagtcagctctgtagagtgagttccaggacggccaaagctacacagaaaaacctgtcttggaaaacagaacaaaacaagcaaaccaacccTCATTTTGGAGACTTAATAAAATGGAAGCTACTTGAGACAATTACAATTTAATTTGTCTTGTACTTAAGCTATAATGAATACAGTAAGGCAAATTATCTCTACAAAAATCCACCCCCTGGCTTATTTTTCAGAATAGTAGTGTTGCCCTCTTGTCCCTGTTCTGTCTGGTTGTATGTGGGTGGGAGCCAGTCCACGCCCAATGAACTGGAGCTCTGCTAACTGCTGTGCCTATTTACTGCAGGTCCATTCAGCATCGGCTCTGGAGAGCTACCCGGCTCAGACAGACGGCTTTCCTAGCTATCCTTCCACACCAGGAACACCATTTTCTCTGCAAACAGGCCTATCCCAAAGCGGATGGCAATGAATTTTAAAGGTGTTTATTCTTCTTGGGAACAACATGAGATTTATCCAGGAATTGCAATGAACAATCTGACAGATGAAATTGGCCAATAATTTGAGAGTAAGAGTTCCTTAGGGACATGGGGACAGAGCTTAAAAGTTCAGGTTGTGTTTTTAAAGTGGTTGTATCAGAACCCTTAATCTGACCTATGTAAATAAGATGACAATAAATTGTATTGAGAATAGTATTTTAAACATACTTGGGGGCTTACTACCTCCCTTCCTATAAGCTTTGAATTATGTGAGTGAGCCACATAGACTATTGAAGAGAGGAGACTGAAGTCCTTTTAGCCGAATACAGCCTTAAGTCTGCTTGTATTGCCTCCACAGACAGAAGTGATAGTTGTGCCTCTGGCTGCATGtggccctgggggtggggtggggggttatATTCTTCAGATGCATGTTAGCATCAACTGGAGCATAGTATTCCTATGTATCAACAACAGGGGGCTTGAGACAActgttacttttaatttattaccAATAGTCATACGTACTGCTGAATTTAACCGAATATATTTCAGGAAAGTAAAAATGGTGCTTACTATAGTCATTAGAATGACTTTCAGGtgtttttaactaaaaatgtATACCCAGAACTACTTCTAGATCTCTAAGTAAGGGAGGCTTAGGATAATTTGGCAAAACATCTTTCACAATCTCAAGCAGTAAGCTGATGGGTGCCTGGGCCA
This window encodes:
- the Proser1 gene encoding proline and serine-rich protein 1 — protein: MDKKSFETVLDEIRKVVDLLRYFSWAEPQLKAMKALQHLGFLLPGIPDVMKLIFANTFFFMLQASKAGCKAPPAMISSCGTIPGNPYPKGKPSRINGIFPGTPLKKDGEEITNEGKGIAAWILGPSKPPPSTYNPHKPVPYPIPPCRPHATIAPSAYNNAGLVPLANVIAPGVPPPPPYTPNPAGTDNEDLSSQSKPTQSQTFSTPASQLFSPHGSNPSTPAATPVPAASPAKAVNHPSVSAAATGAGMSAPNPALAVFPTPQPSTPNPTVIRTPSMPAAPVTSTHNTTPAPVPSIFSGLVPLPGLSATPTPSTQASLTPRVTLASSETFASTCAPFTGHSSASSTAGSASNPITAPLSTVFTGLPLPFPPASHSIVTPTPSVIASAAGRHGVNSPLLSALKGFLTSNDTHLINSSALPSAVSSGLASLSSLPNRNSDSPASATNKCYPPAAVPAAQRSSTPGLAMFPGLQSPVASATSAAPTLPAQSLLATPSSTAVPVSCGSSGSLLHGPHTGGISSAPAAATMPITIKSEPTSPPPSAFKGPAHPGTPARGTLGLSGALGRGYPTTSVPISASTCLNPALSGLSSLSTPLAGSMSLPPHASSTPIAPVFTALPPFTSLTNSFPLPGSPSLNPAVSLAGPSTTTTSAAVHPSSATVRSVLPTSNTSPAAFPLNLSTAVPSLFAVTQGPLPTSNPSYPGFPVSSAPSSAPTLPSFPGLQAPSTVTVTPLPVAASAPSPAPVLPGFASAFSSNFNSALVAQAGLSSGLQAASSSVFPGLLSLPGIPGFSQAPPQSSLQELQHSAAAQSALLQQVHSASALESYPAQTDGFPSYPSTPGTPFSLQTGLSQSGWQ